A region of the Pseudorasbora parva isolate DD20220531a chromosome 18, ASM2467924v1, whole genome shotgun sequence genome:
attattttcctgttaGGATAAGTTCAAATCTGTCATGGATGTTTGCAGCTCAATCTGACAACGGATAGACCGGATAATAGCAGTAATTTTAATGTGAGCTTATACAGGCACATCTGCTTCATAATACGACATAAAAAGCTATCTTTGTGGCCAAATGTGTTACTCTGGCCTTGTGGTGGCTTGGACTGCCAATGGGAATAAGATATTCATATTTAGACGTTGGTCAGATGTCCAGATATTGGATATGTATCTGATTTAAAAACACATCTGGGAGTGGCTCAAAATGgatgcaaaatatatatatatatatatttccgtTTATATGCATGCAAcaaattttgtaaaaaaaatcagatttttttgtgcCAGTGTAAACGCAGACATACAAAACGCAGAGCTGTGGGTGCCAGAGATGGATAAACTCTACAGGTCCAGAGGAGAATCAAAGgtaatcaattaaactaaaaggGGAGGAGCCACCTTCACTCAATGCTGTACAAAATGGCCAAGCCAAGCactggtgtgtgttgtggcatTTGTGTCAAAGTTTGCTATGATGGAGTTTCTGAAAGGTGTCTTAGTGGTGGTTGTGATTGTTGCATTTGATCTGCCTAATGCATGGGGAAGTTTGAGATACAGTCAAAGTCCAAGAAGCATGGGGCCAAAATCCGATCCAGCTTCCAGAAGTCCTGCCCTTTCTCTTCCAGGGCTCCGGAACACTTTGCAAGTGTCTTCTCAGTTTCAGAGTCCTTTGGGTTCTTCCTCCGGAGGCCTTGCACAGGAGCCTTTTGGCCTTCAGGAGAAGCAGCTGTTGCAGGGTCCAGTGAAGCCTTTGGATTGGAAGTATCCCATTGTTCCCGAGGTGCAGAGCGAGTTGGCGGTGAACTTCCAGTTGAGGCAACCCGTGACTCCCAGCAGCGTAGCGGTTCAATGCGGAGAGAACCGGGTTCTTGTAGAGGTCCAGCAGGACTTGTTTAGCAATAGTCATTTGATCCAGCCAACTGGCCTGTCTTTAGGCGGCTGTCCTGTTGTTGGTCAGGACTCTCAGTCTAAGGTGCTCATCTTTGAGTATGAGTTACAGGACTGCAACAGCGTGCAGATGGTAAGTACTCCTGAATCTGTTTATTCTAGTTGAGGATATCCAAAGTCCTCAAGGAGTGTCAGTTCACATGGCTGTTGTATTTGCAATGCCAGGGCAGCTGGTATAACcctttcttaaaggggtggttcacCCAATCATCTTAGTGAGGAACAGTTGTTTTAACTACTTCAATCTCTTCCAGATGAATGAGGATGAGCTTGTCTACACCTTCTCTCTTACCTACACCCCTGAGGCTCTTGCAGGTACTCCGATTACCCGGGTCGAGGGTGCAGTTGTTGGTGTTCAATGCCACTATCAAAGGTAAGTGGTCTGTGACTTTCACTTCCCCTCGTGCAACGGGGAGCCCATTTAATGGGTCCTTTAATGAACCACAGGCTTCAGAATGTAAGCAGTGATGCCTTGAGGCCAACATGGGTCCCTTATGCCTCAACGGAGGTTGGTGAAGAAGTCTTGGTGTTCTCCCTGAAGCTTATGATGGGTTAGTACAGGTTTTTGATAAACAAGAATaaggatttattttttatttctctaAAATGTTCCCTCTTTCTCTGCAGATGATTGGTCCAGTCAGAGACCTTCATCCATCTATTTCCTGGGTGGCATTATTAACATTGAGGCATCTGTGAAGCAGTACAATCATGTGCCTCtgcgtgtgtttgtggacaGCTGTGTGGCCACTCAAGGGCCTGATGTGAACTCCCTTCCGAGATATTCCTTCATTGAGACTCATGGGTAAGGTCATGGCCCTTGATGCTATAGGACAGTTTTGGTTGCTTTTTAACCAGTCATGGCTAGGGTCTAGTTGCTCACTTTCTCTATAGTTGAGTTGCTCTTTGTCTTCAGGTGCTTTGTGGATGCCAAGGCTACAGCTTCCAGCTCCCGCTTCATGCCTCGGTCCCAGGTTGACAAGGTCCAGATCCAGCTGGAGGCGTTCGTGTTCCAGGAGAGCTCCAGTCCTTCTGTATGTACTACGCATATCATGAGTTAATTCGACTTCTCTTCCCATCTTTGGTTTTCTGACGTGTCTGTCATCCCTTGCAGATCTACATAACATGTGTTGTGAAGGCAACTATTGCTTCTGCACCCAGTGACGCTCAGCACAAATCCTGTTCATTCGCCAATGGGTACGTTGcactttatcttattttaaagctGACTTTGCTCATGTTGAAGGTGGTGTCTTTGTCTTGGTTCAGGTGGTTTGCTGCTGATGGAAATGACCAAGTTTGTGGTTGCTGTGACTCAACATGTGGTCCTGATGGTGGAACTGCTGCTTCTCCCTATGGAGGTTAGTAACTTTTGCTCTTAAGGTTGCGTTTGACGTTTTAACTGCTCTAACCTGGCTCTCCTCTCTCTAGGTGTTCAGTGGGAAGGCAAGGCTACACTTGGTCCTGTGGTGGTTCAAGGGCAAAAGAAAGTTCCTCAATAAAGCTGACATCAATTCTTGCTTGTATCTGGCTTGTTATATTTCTTTGTTCTCCCTATCATATTTCTGTGCTCTCAAAAGGCTTGTTCAACTTCATGCAGCAGCGCACAGACTGATCAGTGGCTTACTTTAGCAGTGCATTCTGGGTAGAAGTTGTCTGAAGTGAGATCATGCCAATTCCAAAGTGCTGTAAGTGGCTCGAGCAGCTGACTGGTGCTTTCTGCGCAgcttctccagagcggctgctTGACACTGTTTCATGATTGGCTGGCTTTACGGCATGACAAGCACTCATTTGGTCCCTTTAGTTCCACTACTGGTCACAAATCTCTTACTctatactattattatttagttGCAACATTATATTGTTCTTTATCAACTGAATACTCATTAGCCTTCATTTCAGTGATAGTGCAGTTTTTATGTTGCGCTTcatagacccttttcacatttctggGTTTCTCAGAGTGGAAGTCATCGTAGTTGAGTTAACTTTTATAGTGGTGACTGGAGTACATTAAATATTGTCACCATTTGCTCAAATGGCAAAATGGAAATGCAGTAACAgtttcacaactttcaaaagAGAGAGGGAAAATAGTGAGCTTGATAACTGCAGTGAAAagagctgtttttttttaccatcaATCCCATAGATGTTGTGTTTGAAACACCCTCACAGCAGTATTACAAATATGCAGCATTAAGCAGTACATCAAGTATTACATAACTATCAGGGGTGGGAATCACAGGATAAATCAATATGGTACTATCATGATATTTTACCAACAATAACTATCAAAACACCAGCGACTCTTTGACACACGATGTATTTCAAGAAAATCATATCACTATCattctgtaaataaaatgtgccAAAGATGATTAGTTTTTCATTTATTAACAGTtcatctattattattttttttaaatagcaacaATGCACAATAAGTATTATACAGCTACCAAACAGCCATACGTTTGAAAAATGCTTATTTCTAGAGAGAACAGATTTGTGACTAAATGATTTATAGTAAAATAAGGAAAAAtctctactattactactattatGAATGATCATATCAGCAACATCTCCAATTTATATTACTAGTGGTAGTAATTTAATATTAGGAGtaattagggatgtcacaattccagtagtcggtaccaataccatactttttaaaaactttttaagTTATTTATAATTGCATTCAATGAGTTTATTCTTTATGATAACTATAAGTTATTTACAAGTAAAAGCAACAatctaggcataattattattattagtatattattattacatagagacatggctaaatctactgtacaacagtagcctaatatatttctaatttcTTCACGTTAAACCGCACTTTAATTTTGACAAGTTGCCGTGAAGACCTTCAAGTGTCTGTATTCATGATATGATAGTTTTCTCCAATGAAACGGTAAAATCTAATTAACTGACTAGAGTGGGACACTCTGAAGGGGATAATACTGGTCTGGCAGTTTCCTTTGACAGGGCTCCGGTCAGAGAGAAGGGCACGGAGAAGTTATTCCTGCAAACTTTAATGTTGTAGTTTGGGTACAATCATTGGTGTACAAATAGGTATATAggtggggtgtgtgtgtttgtgtgtgtgtggtttttgaTTAGGTTAttattgcccaattgcacagccttaagagcatgcatatcatgaatgctgggtcttgtttgttttctgagaatctactgaacctactggtaacttgtttgccacgtagcaataaaaaaatatactaaaaaccttgattattctggttagtcacattgtactgctattattttgaacaagactgtatatataaaagtttggacacattactatctgtaatgtttttgaaagaagtttcttctgctcatttatttgatcaaaaatacagaaagaaatgtaatattgtgatatattacaatttaaatatttggttttcaatttattttatgttaaattagtatttatttctgtgaaaagctgaattttcaggatcattccttcagcgtcacatgatccttcagcgtcacatgatccttcagcgtcacatgatccttcagcgtcacgtgatccttcagcgtcacatgatccttcagcgtcacgtgatccttcagcgtcacatgatccttcagcgtcacgtgatccttcagcaATCGTTctcatattctgatttattatgagtgttggaaacagttctgctgattAATATATCTGAGgaataaaaggtttaaaagaacggcatttattcaaaataaaaacatattttcaaataatataaatctcctttactatcaatttaacttaacacatccttgctatataaaattattgatttatttaaaaaaaaaagaaaaaaaaaaagaaaacaaatgactgaccagtagtgtatattgcggttacaaaagatttctatttttaaaacattagcttctttttttattattattttttttttactttttattcatcaaagtattataaaaaagtatcacaggttatgaacaaatattaagcagcagaactgtttccaactttgaaaatgaatcctcatctgagaatgatttctgaaggatcatgatcactgaagatgtcacaattcaccagtgtgagtgcctgtgatcaccaccagagggcactccaccccggactcTTCTGTgacgaactgctctgagacagaaggttggttgaagatccaaacgcagtatttatcatagacagtaaaagaaatggacggagcgttcccattgacgtcaacggcgaaagaatgaagtcaacctaggggcactcacttcctgatggctgagcgaactgcgccggctcagactgagcttgaggacgtagatgtgacgtgagcctcctgtctgacagctgtgagtcttctagtagatgtggaacgCGAAAGCTgaatcccgttgtttaaatattttctcccgttgcttttggctcactatgggcttctccccattcttcccccttgactttatcagactagtctccaggacatgtcaccacgtccccccgaccgtctcatagacagtaaagattgcctgcgagcgtctcctcaggtctatacggtaatttctcaactgtgcgacagggtcgcgttggttatgacgcaatcgttagcctatttgtacaaaaacagcttctgcggggcgatagtgtaagatacaaggtaatggagccttgtatacattgttgtgtttctttagaaataaacaatggacaaatggagtctttaaacgtctcagatgtaaagttattcactgccaaagtgactcaaaaatgaatgggagtcaatgggatgctaacagcaggtgatggcttggttagcaatggcagcccctaggggtggaacgctttccgagcgctagattacccccttggtatttattgaagggtaatccaaagtcgtagtcaatagaacaggcaaaaggtcataacaggaaatcagtccgaaaaggcaaacaaaacagaaggagcaggcaaaagggtaatccacggagaaggcaagaaatcaaagaccaagatacatgaaaacagggaaacgctcagaaatgcagttgtgacactaaacaagacttcgcaatgaatgacagagataaccaggcttatataggcagaggtgATGACACACAGGTGTGAACAtagagtgctaatgagtccgaggaaaggattatgggtaatgtagtttgtgatggagtgacagtccgtggtggagtgccctctggtggtgatcacgggcactcacactggtgaattgtgacactgaagactggaggaatgatcctgaaaattcagctttgatcacagaaacaaaatgataatttaaagcataataaattgaaaaccaattattttaaattgtaataatatatcacaatattacattttctttctgtatttttgatcaaataaatgcaggcttgatgagcagaagaaacttctttcaaaaacattacacatagtaatgtgtccaaacttttggcctgaacacacacacacacacacacacacacac
Encoded here:
- the LOC137047014 gene encoding zona pellucida sperm-binding protein 3-like; translated protein: MEFLKGVLVVVVIVAFDLPNAWGSLRYSQSPRSMGPKSDPASRSPALSLPGLRNTLQVSSQFQSPLGSSSGGLAQEPFGLQEKQLLQGPVKPLDWKYPIVPEVQSELAVNFQLRQPVTPSSVAVQCGENRVLVEVQQDLFSNSHLIQPTGLSLGGCPVVGQDSQSKVLIFEYELQDCNSVQMMNEDELVYTFSLTYTPEALAGTPITRVEGAVVGVQCHYQRLQNVSSDALRPTWVPYASTEVGEEVLVFSLKLMMDDWSSQRPSSIYFLGGIINIEASVKQYNHVPLRVFVDSCVATQGPDVNSLPRYSFIETHGCFVDAKATASSSRFMPRSQVDKVQIQLEAFVFQESSSPSIYITCVVKATIASAPSDAQHKSCSFANGWFAADGNDQVCGCCDSTCGPDGGTAASPYGGVQWEGKATLGPVVVQGQKKVPQ